The following coding sequences lie in one Burkholderia cepacia genomic window:
- a CDS encoding virulence factor codes for MHRITLARRIGLVSFVMAVLLSGSPLRAETSAAPAQSVEGVSAAPFVAQVVGLEWLNPLQRRDYPTEWQLLWTLGLVKPNSNDDMVRTKPQKYSTLQPISIVADGRWGRESFVGFYKKYIRELLVLFRTRYVMNPDYFYTVSSKHKREWRELAGVRVEFALPAGRLDPVAAGAFLRDEMVNAYEIGNPSAKNLWSRDTPPDVRVTSGQGNAGFTSLNAALDYLAAHPDKSAWVMNWDAPSFPPQDEQINENMVVLFLAGPGLKTDREPLAWIGKAAQSDLRDFDGSTDANRAAHAWRSTIIDAAARNAGVTVSSLNYVIHDAGKGRDAASARAAPLLQGLAEALPESDLRGQTFNTAALLGDMGAGAALTNVALAIGRANHLGGNVLVAGTTDTEHPTAVVVVAPSKLTPIDASKDWFRARGGNNAYLPWWGRRHDARPASQGYSE; via the coding sequence ATGCATCGCATCACTCTTGCAAGACGCATTGGGCTCGTCTCATTCGTCATGGCCGTCCTCTTGTCGGGCTCGCCGTTGCGGGCTGAGACGAGTGCCGCGCCGGCGCAATCTGTCGAAGGTGTGTCCGCCGCGCCGTTCGTTGCCCAGGTTGTCGGACTTGAATGGCTCAATCCGTTGCAGCGTCGCGACTATCCGACCGAGTGGCAGTTGCTGTGGACGCTCGGGTTGGTGAAGCCGAACAGCAATGACGATATGGTGCGGACAAAGCCCCAAAAATACTCGACGTTGCAGCCGATCTCTATCGTGGCGGACGGGCGGTGGGGGCGCGAGTCGTTCGTGGGTTTCTACAAGAAATATATTCGCGAACTTCTTGTGTTGTTTCGGACGCGCTATGTGATGAACCCGGATTATTTTTACACTGTCAGCTCGAAGCACAAGAGAGAGTGGCGCGAGCTGGCCGGGGTACGTGTCGAGTTTGCACTTCCCGCCGGCCGCCTCGACCCGGTCGCTGCCGGAGCGTTCTTGCGCGACGAAATGGTGAATGCGTATGAAATCGGCAACCCGTCCGCAAAAAATCTTTGGAGCCGTGACACGCCGCCCGATGTGCGCGTGACGTCGGGCCAGGGAAACGCCGGCTTCACGTCGCTGAACGCCGCGCTGGACTATCTCGCTGCGCACCCCGACAAAAGCGCATGGGTGATGAACTGGGACGCACCCAGTTTCCCGCCGCAAGACGAACAGATCAACGAAAACATGGTGGTGCTGTTTCTCGCTGGTCCGGGCTTGAAGACCGACCGTGAGCCGCTCGCCTGGATCGGCAAGGCCGCACAGAGCGACCTTCGGGATTTCGACGGGAGCACCGATGCAAACCGTGCGGCACATGCATGGAGATCGACGATTATCGATGCGGCGGCACGCAATGCGGGTGTCACCGTCTCGTCGCTGAACTACGTCATTCATGACGCAGGCAAGGGTCGCGATGCCGCGTCGGCAAGGGCTGCGCCCCTCTTGCAAGGACTCGCGGAAGCCCTGCCGGAAAGCGACCTTCGCGGACAGACCTTCAACACCGCGGCGTTACTCGGTGACATGGGGGCCGGTGCAGCCTTGACCAACGTGGCGCTCGCGATCGGCCGCGCGAATCACCTCGGTGGAAACGTGCTCGTGGCGGGAACGACTGACACCGAGCATCCGACTGCAGTGGTCGTCGTTGCGCCGTCGAAGCTGACACCGATCGACGCCAGCAAGGACTGGTTCCGGGCACGCGGTGGAAACAACGCGTACTTGCCGTGGTGGGGTCGCCGTCACGATGCGCGTCCAGCGTCGCAAGGTTATTCGGAGTAG
- a CDS encoding PAAR domain-containing protein yields MRGIIRVGDATSHGGQVVTGSAVSEVMGRPVARLGDTCVCPIAGHQACFIAEGDPQVIVDGKPAAFDGHKTSCGATLISSLATSGRE; encoded by the coding sequence ATGCGCGGAATCATTCGAGTCGGTGATGCGACGAGCCATGGCGGTCAGGTCGTGACCGGCAGCGCGGTCAGTGAGGTGATGGGGCGTCCGGTCGCCCGACTCGGTGATACGTGTGTCTGCCCGATCGCGGGCCATCAGGCCTGCTTTATCGCCGAAGGCGATCCGCAGGTCATCGTCGACGGAAAACCCGCCGCATTCGATGGTCACAAGACATCGTGTGGCGCGACGCTGATTTCGAGTCTGGCGACGTCCGGACGGGAATGA
- a CDS encoding virulence factor, translating into MSAVIATWPRRAGVACVVMILASSVSLALSIASGDMTNVLSNFGELMKRTVLLPGLLAIVAFALTTALSAPKAVAASSVGKVNAGVAAEASGPFVAQVVGLEWMNPLQRRDYPTEWQLLWTLGLVKPNGGDDMVRTNPKKYSTLQPISIVADGQWGSESFEGFYEKYIDKLLVLFRTRYVTNSNYFYTVKADDKRKWRELAGVRVELAIPSGRLDPERAKTYVRDNMVNAYEIGNPSAKDLWSRDTPPDVHVTSGQANAGFTSLNAALDYLASHPDKSVWVMNWDAPSFPPKDGQINENMVVLFLAGPDLKTEREPLAWIGKAARSNVKDFEAKQGASRAVQAWKSTIDKAAINAGVPVSSVNYIVHDAGKGSDAASTRIASLSQTLTEVLPEYDFRTQTFNTSALLGDMGAGAALTDVALAIGRANHLGGNVLVAGTTDTEHPTAVVVVAPSKLTPIDAGKDWFRARGENNAYLPWWGRRHDARPASQGYSE; encoded by the coding sequence ATGAGCGCGGTCATCGCCACATGGCCACGCCGTGCAGGAGTTGCTTGCGTTGTGATGATCCTGGCCTCGTCGGTCTCGCTGGCGCTGTCGATCGCCTCTGGCGATATGACGAACGTGCTATCAAATTTTGGAGAATTGATGAAGCGAACAGTATTGCTGCCGGGACTGCTGGCAATCGTAGCATTTGCGTTGACGACGGCACTGTCGGCACCGAAAGCGGTTGCCGCTTCATCCGTCGGCAAGGTGAATGCCGGCGTGGCTGCGGAGGCGTCCGGACCTTTTGTGGCGCAAGTGGTGGGTCTCGAATGGATGAACCCGCTGCAGAGACGAGACTATCCGACAGAGTGGCAACTGCTGTGGACGCTTGGGTTGGTCAAGCCAAATGGTGGCGACGATATGGTTCGGACAAATCCGAAAAAGTACTCGACTCTACAGCCGATTTCCATTGTGGCGGACGGTCAGTGGGGTAGCGAGTCATTCGAGGGGTTTTATGAAAAATACATCGATAAGCTGCTCGTTCTGTTTCGCACGCGTTACGTGACGAATTCCAATTATTTTTACACTGTCAAGGCAGACGACAAAAGGAAATGGCGTGAATTGGCCGGTGTCCGCGTTGAGCTTGCGATCCCGTCTGGTCGTCTGGATCCGGAGCGTGCGAAGACGTATGTGCGCGACAACATGGTCAATGCGTATGAGATCGGCAACCCTTCGGCCAAGGATCTGTGGAGCCGCGATACGCCGCCCGACGTGCATGTGACGTCGGGTCAAGCGAATGCCGGTTTTACGTCGTTGAACGCTGCTCTGGACTATCTTGCATCCCATCCGGACAAGAGCGTATGGGTGATGAACTGGGATGCACCGAGTTTCCCTCCGAAGGACGGGCAAATCAACGAGAACATGGTGGTGCTGTTCCTCGCAGGCCCCGACCTGAAGACCGAACGTGAGCCGCTTGCGTGGATCGGCAAAGCAGCGCGAAGCAACGTCAAGGATTTCGAGGCGAAGCAAGGTGCGAGCCGCGCTGTGCAGGCATGGAAGTCGACGATCGATAAAGCGGCGATCAATGCAGGCGTGCCGGTGTCGTCGGTGAATTACATCGTGCACGACGCAGGCAAGGGCAGCGATGCTGCATCGACACGGATTGCCTCGCTGTCGCAGACGCTAACGGAGGTGCTGCCGGAATACGATTTCCGTACGCAGACCTTCAACACGTCGGCGTTGCTCGGCGATATGGGAGCCGGCGCGGCGCTGACCGATGTGGCGCTGGCGATCGGCCGGGCGAATCACCTCGGCGGCAACGTGCTTGTCGCAGGAACGACCGACACCGAGCATCCGACGGCAGTGGTCGTCGTTGCGCCTTCGAAGCTGACGCCGATCGACGCAGGCAAGGACTGGTTCCGCGCACGTGGTGAAAACAACGCGTACTTGCCGTGGTGGGGCCGTCGCCACGACGCGCGTCCGGCATCGCAAGGCTATTCGGAATAA